In the Anguilla anguilla isolate fAngAng1 chromosome 7, fAngAng1.pri, whole genome shotgun sequence genome, one interval contains:
- the bida gene encoding BH3 interacting domain death agonist, translating into MEPGGVELDRITPLVFLSFLQQDCKNEELTKQLDTLGQELKLDWRDINCNGFDQDAEEDGELQTDGHFCCKPRDLVAHLEPSVEVARQVNPANEAVLRNVAAELIEIADQMENRVVSRAADNLMRKLQSSPPQDWKRHLSAEVQSVLGQGLGSGLEQLPQERVVLALTMMLVKGVCERVPRLLQGLFSTALQYMGSALSR; encoded by the exons ATGGAGCCTGGGGGTGTGGAACTGGACCGCATCACTCCACTTGTCTTCCTGTCCTTCCTGCAGCAGGATTGTAAGAATGAGGAACTCACTAAACAGTTGGATACCTTGGGACAGGAGTTGAAACTGGACTGGAGGGACATCAACTGCAATGGCTTCGACCAAGACGCCGAAGAGGATGGGGAGCTGCAGACAGACGGGCACTTCTGCTGCAAACCCAGAGACCTGGTCGCACACCTGGAGCCCAGTGTCGAGGTGGCCCGGCAAG TGAACCCTGCCAATGAGGCGGTCCTGAGGAACGTGGCGGCAGAGCTGATCGAGATAGCGGACCAGATGGAGAACAGGGTGGTCTCCCGTGCTGCTGATAACCTCATGCGCAAGCTGCAGAGCTCTCCcccgcag GACTGGAAGAGGCACCTGTCAGCGGAGGTGCAGTCGGTGCTGGGGCAGGGCCTGGGGTCCGGGCTGGAGCAGCTGCCCCAGGAGCGCGTGGTGCTGGCCCTCACCATGATGCTGGTGAAGGGGGTGTGCGAGCGTGTCCCCCGCCTGCTCCAGGGGCTCTTCAGCACCGCCCTGCAGTACATGGGCTCCGCCCTGTCCAGGTGA
- the wee2 gene encoding wee1-like protein kinase 2, translating into MECASDSTVQQLDFSSCGEDGSDSSLDDWGTRSIRSPESICRTPKIPRHRSRSSVTPSVFPTTPLRCAWKKLRLCDSPSTPKSLLSKSSLSSSVSKPCSSQRTLHFTRASDPTRHSPVPSVNVNPFTPNTFRRASETLKRKGWGSDEDDQLRDKEDPTSSDEDDETFLPSKRPAVQASMLSRYESEFLELGRIGIGEFGAVYKCVKRLDGCLYAIKRSRRPLAGSANEQLALKEVYAHAVLGHHPHVVRYYSAWAEDDHMIIQNEYCDGGSLYDAIAKKEKQGALFLELELMDLLLQVSMGLKYIHSSGLVHLDIKPSNIFICQRLPANTAAEGESEEEEDGIPSTRVLYKIGDLGHVTSSRSPQVEEGDSRFLAIEVLREDYTHLPKADIFALGLTLLLAAGAPPLPSNGEEWHRLRQAHLPVLSQELSPAFQSLIQMLLRPEPNLRPSASALCRHPLLRREGAQKIASQLRKELNVERFRTAMLERELKEARMAAVSPQQPLHALVQQSAHGGSLPRMGNRVVGRNAARSMSFGCPGY; encoded by the exons ATGGAATGCGCAAGCGACAGCACGGTGCAGCAGTTGGATTTCTCGAGCTGCGGAGAGGACGGTAGTGATAGCAGTTTGGACGACTGGGGCACCAGAAGCATCCGAAGCCCTGAATCAATTTGCAGGACGCCCAAAATACCGCGTCATCGATCCCGGAGCTCCGTGACTCCCTCTGTATTTCCTACCACTCCCTTACGCTGCGCGTGGAAAAAGCTCAGACTCTGTGATTCACCCAGCACACCGAAG AGCCTGCTTTCCAAGTCTTCCCTGTCCAGCTCCGTTAGCAAACCGTGCAGTAGTCAGAGGACTCTGCACTTCACCAGGGCAAGTGATCCCACCCGACATAGCCCTGTGCCCTCTGTCAATGTGAATCCCTTCACTCCAAACACATTCCGCAGAGCCAGTGAGACGCTCAAGAGGAAAGGGTGGGGAAGTGATGAAGATGATCAACTCAG GGACAAGGAAGATCCAACTTCATCAGATGAGGACGATGAAACATTTCTCCCATCAAAG AGGCCGGCTGTGCAGGCCTCCATGTTGTCGCGGTATGAGAGCGAGTTCCTGGAGCTGGGTCGCATCGGCATAGGGGAGTTTGGCGCTGTGTACAAGTGCGTGAAAAGGTTGGATGGCTGTCTGTACGCCATCAAACGTTCTCGCCGCCCACTGGCTGGTTCAGCCAATGA gcAGCTGGCCCTGAAGGAGGTGTACGCCCATGCTGTGCTAGGGCATCACCCACATGTAGTGCGTTACTACTCTGCATGGGCTGAGGATGATCACATGATCATCCAGAACGAGTACTGTGATG GTGGGAGCCTTTATGATGCTattgcaaaaaaggaaaagcaaggggcgctgttcctggagctggagctgatgGACCTGCTGCTCCAAGTCTCTATGGGCCTCAAGTACATCCACAGCTCTGGGCTTGTGCACCTTGACATCAAACCCA GTAACATATTCATCTGTCAACGGCTCCCTGCGAACACTGctgctgagggagagagtgaggaagaggaagatggaaTCCCATCCACAAGGGTGCTTTATAAAATTG GTGACCTCGGTCATGTGACGTCCAGCAGAAGCCCACAGGTGGAGGAAGGGGACAGTCGCTTCCTGGCCATTGAGGTTCTGCGTGAG GACTACACTCACCTGCCCAAAGCGGACATCTTTGCCCTGGGCCTGACACTGCTGCTAGCGGCCGGGGCGCCCCCACTGCCATCAAATGGAGAAGAGTGGCACAGGCTGCGCCAGGCCCACCTGCCTGTTCTGTCCCAGGAGCTCTCACCGGCTTTCCAAAGCCTCATCCAG ATGCTGCTGCGTCCTGAGCCAAACCTGCGCCCCTCCGCATCAGCGCTGTGCAGACATCCCCTCCTGCGCAGGGAAGGTGCGCAGAAAATAGCTTCACAGCTGCGCAAGGAGCTGAATGTGGAGAGGTTCAGGACTGCCATGTTGGaaag AGAGCTGAAGGAGGCCCGTATGGCAGCTGTGTCCCCACAGCAGCCCCTCCACGCTCTGGTGCAGCAGTCCGCTCACGGCGGGTCGCTTCCCAGAATGGGCAACAGAGTGGTTGGGAGGAATGCTGCCAGGTCCATGAGCTTCGGCTGTCCAGGGTACTGA